One part of the Anaeromyxobacter sp. Fw109-5 genome encodes these proteins:
- a CDS encoding CheR family methyltransferase has translation MRPITPDDLSQLAALLKERVGLHVRQDGHSALRLAVGARLDELGGAVPDARAYLALLRSPAEGDEELRRLLPLVTVGKTSFFRDERQFRALEALLPELVARASGGGRRVSIWSAGCATGEEPYSIAMTAESLGAAPEHLELLATDVNPEAVAHAARGAYDARRAREIPAPLRERHFDRDPHDRYHVRASLRRMIAAIRPHNLVSGVMPRPEGGWDVIFCRNVIIYFDTPTTQRVLTQFHHALAPGGYLFLGYSESLFRIFDGFELTEVAGAFLYRRPETVRTPLPAPRPIRPVVPVPSAPPTVRHVPVAPAAPPRLPTPAPIPAAQPPLAPQEYLDAAVALFAEGRFGAARELLERLLEKGGEDLAVRLTLANLYGILRQTDRARECYVAALQLEPLSAEAHLFFGIHLLAEGDTEPAALELSRALFLDPDLALAHYWLGRCREAQRDPERARLAYRNALTAHARWPEGKRQAFLGYYPDVPEDGAAFVRAAQYALAAL, from the coding sequence GTGAGGCCGATCACGCCCGACGACCTGTCCCAGCTCGCCGCGCTCCTCAAGGAGCGGGTCGGGCTGCACGTGCGGCAGGACGGCCACTCCGCGCTGCGGCTCGCGGTGGGCGCGCGGCTCGACGAGCTCGGCGGGGCGGTGCCGGACGCGCGCGCGTACCTCGCGCTGCTGCGCTCGCCGGCGGAGGGCGACGAGGAGCTGAGGCGGCTGCTCCCGCTCGTGACGGTGGGGAAGACGAGCTTCTTCCGAGACGAGCGGCAGTTCCGCGCCCTCGAGGCGCTGCTCCCGGAGCTCGTCGCGCGCGCCAGCGGCGGCGGCCGGCGGGTGTCGATCTGGTCCGCGGGCTGCGCGACGGGCGAGGAGCCGTACTCCATCGCCATGACCGCGGAGTCCCTCGGCGCGGCGCCGGAGCACCTCGAGCTGCTCGCCACGGACGTGAACCCGGAGGCGGTCGCGCACGCGGCGCGCGGTGCGTACGACGCGCGGCGGGCGCGGGAGATCCCGGCGCCGCTGCGCGAGCGCCACTTCGACCGCGACCCGCACGACCGCTACCACGTCCGCGCGAGCCTCCGCCGCATGATCGCGGCGATCCGCCCGCACAACCTGGTCTCGGGCGTGATGCCCCGCCCCGAGGGCGGCTGGGACGTCATCTTCTGCCGCAACGTCATCATCTACTTCGACACCCCCACCACCCAGCGCGTGCTCACCCAGTTCCACCACGCGCTCGCGCCGGGCGGCTACCTGTTCCTCGGCTACTCCGAGTCGCTGTTCCGGATCTTCGACGGCTTCGAGCTCACCGAGGTCGCCGGCGCGTTCCTGTACCGGCGGCCGGAGACCGTGCGCACGCCGCTCCCGGCCCCGCGCCCGATCCGCCCGGTGGTGCCGGTCCCCTCGGCGCCGCCGACCGTGCGGCACGTGCCCGTGGCGCCCGCGGCGCCGCCGCGGCTCCCCACCCCCGCGCCCATCCCCGCGGCCCAGCCGCCGCTCGCGCCCCAGGAGTACCTCGACGCCGCGGTGGCGCTCTTCGCGGAGGGGCGGTTCGGCGCCGCGCGCGAGCTGCTCGAGCGGCTCCTCGAGAAGGGCGGCGAGGACCTCGCCGTGCGGCTCACCCTCGCGAACCTGTACGGGATCCTCCGGCAGACCGACCGCGCCCGGGAGTGCTACGTGGCGGCGCTGCAGCTCGAGCCGCTGAGCGCCGAGGCGCACCTGTTCTTCGGGATCCACCTGCTGGCCGAGGGCGACACGGAGCCCGCCGCGCTCGAGCTCTCCCGCGCGCTCTTCCTCGACCCGGACCTCGCCCTCGCCCACTACTGGCTCGGGCGCTGCCGCGAGGCGCAGCGCGATCCGGAGCGGGCGCGGCTCGCGTACCGCAACGCGCTCACCGCGCACGCGCGGTGGCCGGAGGGGAAGCGGCAGGCGTTCCTGGGCTACTATCCCGACGTCCCCGAGGACGGCGCCGCGTTCGTGCGCGCCGCGCAGTACGCGCTCGCCGCGCTGTGA
- a CDS encoding hybrid sensor histidine kinase/response regulator — protein MGVSEEIRKKLLPRFRETTADRVEKISSALLELERGAGSPEALDELARELHTLKGEARMMGFVGISSVVHAAEDLLKALPQASPGERLDALLKACGALVPMLDAPVDGGDAAGRLTESLRALIATPAGSPEASHPERGDAATAAERSRKASTPTPTPTATSTSTATAPSPPSPSPQAPRPDSRMELRGEKPAASIRVDVDRLDEIAALAGDVLVEGERAIRRSRDLNALFARWGRLSDRVIALAERLRDARTARLVEQIEGDVHLLRSDTFRFSRAQSEAASSSQAQFGRLAERIGEARLIPLSGVLAAFPLAVRDMAREQGKEVECVVRGGETGVDKAILLSLNDPLVHLVRNSVDHGLEAPGERAQAGKPRAGRIVISARVDGDLLAVTVEDDGRGIEAPKVRAAALRKGIIGEQQAASLSARSALDLIFMPGFSTREQAGETSGRGVGLDVVRKRVTALGGSVTVDSEPGKGTRFTLRMPQSLSLMKVLLVRIDEDVYGIPAVDVDSVGRLDPKDATEVAGIRAVRYRGRLLPVVALGPLLSLNGGPRSKRPLVAYVIHGNEGAAVVVDGLHGEREVAVKAPGAFLKGMRFVTGAAALEDGRVALLLSTPDIVAAARRLASPAMSRGRDRRRLRVLLVDDSAIAREAEAALLRSLGHEVEEAVDGEDGWRKLQAGSYQLLVTDVQMPVLDGIDLTRRVKATPRFLKLPIVIMSSLSAPEERRRGVDAGADAYIVKGELEAESLAATLERLCGVGA, from the coding sequence ATGGGCGTCTCCGAAGAGATCCGCAAGAAGCTCCTCCCCCGGTTCCGCGAGACCACCGCGGACCGGGTGGAGAAGATCTCGAGCGCGCTGCTCGAGCTCGAGCGCGGCGCCGGCTCCCCCGAGGCGCTCGACGAGCTCGCGCGCGAGCTGCACACGCTGAAGGGCGAGGCCCGCATGATGGGCTTCGTCGGGATCTCCAGCGTGGTGCACGCGGCGGAGGACCTGCTCAAGGCGCTGCCGCAGGCGAGCCCCGGCGAGCGGCTGGACGCGCTGCTCAAGGCGTGCGGCGCGCTCGTCCCCATGCTCGACGCCCCGGTGGACGGCGGCGACGCCGCGGGCAGGCTCACGGAGTCGCTGCGCGCATTGATCGCGACACCGGCCGGATCACCCGAGGCCAGTCACCCTGAGCGTGGCGACGCGGCGACAGCCGCGGAGCGAAGTCGAAAGGCCTCGACCCCGACCCCGACCCCGACCGCGACCTCGACCTCGACCGCGACCGCGCCGTCACCCCCGTCCCCCTCGCCGCAGGCCCCCCGCCCCGACTCCCGCATGGAGCTGCGCGGCGAGAAGCCCGCCGCCTCCATCCGCGTGGACGTGGACCGGCTCGACGAGATCGCCGCGCTCGCCGGGGACGTGCTGGTGGAGGGCGAGCGGGCCATCCGGCGCTCGCGGGACCTGAACGCGCTCTTCGCGCGCTGGGGCCGGCTCTCCGACCGCGTGATCGCGCTCGCGGAGCGGCTGCGCGACGCGCGCACCGCCCGGCTCGTCGAGCAGATCGAGGGGGACGTCCACCTCCTCCGCTCCGACACCTTCCGCTTCTCGCGCGCGCAGAGCGAGGCGGCGTCCTCGTCGCAGGCCCAGTTCGGGCGCCTCGCCGAGCGGATCGGGGAGGCGCGGCTCATCCCGCTCTCGGGCGTGCTCGCCGCGTTCCCCCTCGCGGTCCGCGACATGGCGCGCGAGCAGGGGAAGGAGGTCGAGTGCGTGGTGCGCGGCGGAGAGACGGGGGTCGACAAGGCCATCCTGCTCTCCCTCAACGACCCGCTCGTGCACCTCGTCCGCAACTCGGTCGACCACGGCCTGGAGGCGCCCGGCGAGCGCGCGCAGGCGGGCAAGCCGCGCGCCGGGAGGATCGTGATCTCCGCGCGCGTGGACGGCGACCTGCTCGCGGTCACCGTCGAGGACGACGGCCGCGGCATCGAGGCCCCGAAGGTCCGCGCCGCCGCCCTGCGCAAGGGGATCATCGGCGAGCAGCAGGCGGCGAGCCTGTCGGCGCGGTCGGCGCTCGACCTCATCTTCATGCCCGGGTTCTCGACGCGCGAGCAGGCGGGCGAGACGAGCGGGCGCGGCGTCGGCCTGGACGTGGTGCGCAAGCGCGTCACGGCGCTGGGCGGCTCCGTCACGGTCGACTCCGAGCCGGGCAAGGGCACGCGCTTCACGCTGCGCATGCCGCAGTCGCTCTCGCTCATGAAGGTCCTCCTCGTCCGCATCGACGAGGACGTCTACGGCATCCCGGCGGTGGACGTGGACAGCGTGGGCCGCCTCGATCCCAAGGACGCCACGGAGGTCGCCGGCATCCGCGCCGTGCGCTACCGCGGACGGCTCCTGCCCGTCGTGGCGCTCGGCCCGCTGCTCTCGCTCAACGGCGGTCCGCGCTCGAAGCGGCCGCTCGTCGCCTACGTCATCCACGGAAACGAGGGCGCGGCCGTCGTCGTGGACGGCCTGCACGGCGAGCGCGAGGTCGCGGTGAAGGCGCCCGGCGCCTTCCTAAAGGGGATGCGCTTCGTCACGGGGGCGGCGGCGCTCGAGGACGGCCGGGTGGCGCTGCTCCTCTCCACCCCGGACATCGTCGCCGCGGCGCGGCGGCTCGCGTCCCCGGCGATGTCGCGCGGGCGCGACCGGCGCAGGCTGCGCGTGCTCCTCGTCGACGACAGCGCCATCGCGCGCGAGGCCGAGGCCGCGCTGCTCCGCTCGCTCGGCCACGAGGTCGAGGAGGCCGTGGACGGCGAGGACGGCTGGCGGAAGCTGCAGGCCGGCAGCTACCAGCTCCTCGTCACCGACGTGCAGATGCCGGTGCTCGACGGGATCGACCTCACCCGCCGCGTCAAGGCGACGCCGCGCTTCCTGAAGCTCCCGATCGTGATCATGTCCTCGCTCTCCGCGCCCGAGGAGCGGCGCCGGGGCGTCGACGCGGGCGCGGACGCGTACATCGTCAAGGGGGAGCTCGAGGCGGAGAGCCTCGCCGCCACCCTCGAGCGGCTGTGCGGGGTCGGCGCGTGA
- a CDS encoding PleD family two-component system response regulator, translated as MAEKKRILLLDDSTITLEMEKAVLEDRGYKVAIASNLLEFQAQLEGFQPEIILTDLMMPDISGKDIVRVLKQDFHTEKIPIILFSSKPDDELEEISEQAGADGFLSKSHGIDRLGDMVDEMVDSILW; from the coding sequence ATGGCCGAGAAGAAGCGCATCCTGCTCCTCGACGACTCGACGATCACGCTCGAGATGGAGAAGGCCGTCCTCGAGGACCGGGGCTACAAGGTGGCCATCGCCTCCAACCTCCTGGAGTTCCAGGCCCAGCTCGAGGGGTTCCAGCCGGAGATCATCCTGACGGACCTCATGATGCCGGACATCTCGGGCAAGGACATCGTCCGGGTCCTGAAGCAGGACTTCCACACGGAGAAGATCCCCATCATCCTGTTCAGCTCGAAGCCCGACGACGAGCTGGAGGAGATCTCCGAGCAGGCCGGCGCGGACGGGTTCCTCTCGAAGTCGCACGGCATCGACCGGCTCGGCGACATGGTCGACGAGATGGTGGACTCCATCCTGTGGTGA
- the cheB gene encoding chemotaxis-specific protein-glutamate methyltransferase CheB: MIHAQPRRIRVLVADDSALFRELLAGVVADAPGFEVVAVAADGHEAAALARQHRPDVITMDLNMPEADGYAGIARIMADTPTPILVLTASPSEAAGFRALSLGALDILEKPQATADLDVYGRQLRSRLKLLAGVKVIRHPRGLRVEGTPPPRRAARADLVVVGASLGGPRALVSLLRGLAPAFPAPIAVVQHIADGFTEGLAAWLSAETRLDVREARDREPLAPGRILVAPSGRHLVVTDGVARLSDAEPVETFKPSVTPLFLSAARHYGARACGVILTGMGRDGAEGLRAIRAAGGPTIAQDEATSAVFGMPRAAIELDAVDRVLPLEEIPRALVELTR; this comes from the coding sequence GTGATCCACGCACAGCCCCGGCGGATCCGCGTCCTGGTCGCGGACGACTCCGCCCTGTTCCGCGAGCTCCTCGCAGGGGTCGTCGCGGACGCGCCGGGCTTCGAGGTGGTCGCCGTCGCGGCCGACGGGCACGAAGCCGCGGCGCTGGCGCGCCAGCACCGGCCCGACGTCATCACCATGGACCTCAACATGCCCGAGGCCGACGGCTACGCGGGCATCGCGCGGATCATGGCGGACACGCCGACCCCCATCCTCGTCCTCACGGCGAGCCCCTCCGAGGCGGCGGGGTTCCGCGCGCTCTCGCTCGGCGCGCTCGACATCCTGGAGAAGCCGCAGGCGACGGCCGATCTCGACGTGTACGGACGGCAGCTCCGCTCGAGGCTCAAGCTCCTCGCCGGCGTGAAGGTGATCCGCCACCCGCGCGGCCTGCGCGTGGAGGGCACGCCGCCGCCGCGGCGCGCCGCGCGCGCGGATCTGGTGGTCGTCGGGGCCTCGCTGGGCGGCCCGCGCGCGCTCGTGTCGCTCCTGCGCGGGCTCGCCCCGGCCTTCCCGGCGCCCATCGCGGTGGTGCAGCACATCGCCGACGGGTTCACCGAGGGGCTCGCGGCGTGGCTGTCCGCCGAGACCCGCCTGGACGTCCGGGAGGCGCGCGACAGGGAGCCGCTCGCCCCCGGGCGGATCCTCGTCGCGCCGTCCGGGCGCCACCTCGTGGTGACCGACGGCGTGGCCCGGCTCTCAGACGCCGAGCCCGTCGAGACCTTCAAGCCCTCGGTGACGCCGCTCTTCCTCTCCGCGGCCCGGCACTACGGCGCGCGCGCCTGCGGCGTCATCCTCACCGGGATGGGGCGCGACGGCGCCGAGGGGCTGCGAGCCATCCGCGCCGCCGGCGGCCCGACCATCGCCCAGGACGAGGCGACGAGCGCCGTCTTCGGCATGCCGCGCGCGGCCATCGAGCTGGACGCGGTGGATCGCGTGCTGCCGCTCGAGGAGATCCCCCGCGCGCTCGTGGAGCTGACGCGGTGA